The DNA segment ATGTAGATTATCTGGAATGTCCAAGTTGCCACTTTCTACTAGTAATGAGTCCCTTTTGTCTGGTAGCTTGGTCGCTGGAGAAGTATCGGGTGTTGATGGCAAATATCTAAGTCGATAACTAAGAAGTGATGGACCAAAAATGCTATACTTCCCTGCACTACTGAAAGCGATTTCTGCATCAGCACGCCTCTTAAAGACTACTTTCACACGATTGTTCCTTCGTTGAACTTCTGTTGCTGCTTCCTTTAGGGGTCCATAACGACTGAAAACCCTAATCAGATCAGTTTCAGAAGGAAGAGACTTTGATCcactaaaatttaaaatcaatGCAGTTGGTGTGCACTCCTCAACTATCTTCTCCTCTATGCTGATTACTGACCTATCTGTTGGTGGAGTTTGCCTCACATTTGGACTTACTGTTCCAACTTGTAGATGTTCTGTACCTTGCAGAATGGAGACCAGTGTAGGAgtagatgtttttcctgaagttCCCCTCCTCTTTCTTTGACTGCGAGTATGAGCTTCTTTACTTCTGGCAGGGCTGTCGTAAGAAACCAAGTCAGACCAATAAGAGTCCTGCATGTGATCGAGTTCTGTCATCTCAGAAAAAGCTGATTGAATGTCGACTTTCCTTTTCCTACACCTTCTTACCCCAGATTTCTCAGGATGTTTCTTTTGACATGCAGAACTAGAAACACAATAGTCCCTGAATTCAGTGAAGAAACTAATTATAGTAGACAAAAAACTGTATCCTTTTATTGGATTTCTTCCAACTATGCGTAACTGTGACAACATTTCATCTGGAGAAGAGTAATCCTCTGAAATGTCTATCCTAAGTTTTGGACTCTGCTTAATATTATGGCTAAAGCCATCAgaaacaaacatatcaaatatattatcattcttGGAGACATTCTTCATGGATGTTTCATTATGACTTTTGAGAATAGGTGAAGACCCAGTCAACTGGCTTGCAACACGACGGATGCATTCTCCAATCTTAAAAGAACTGCTAATAGCTGGCGATGGTTGCTTAATTTCCAGATCTCCTAATGAGTCAAGCCTCTTTTTCTTACCACTCCCCGAATCAGATGAATCAGAATCCGTAACCTTGTGCTTCTTGCTAGAAGAAATTGGAACTGATTCAACATCTCTCATACCAGACTCAATTTTTGCACCATTTGCAAACTGACAATATTCAGCTTTCATCAGCTCAGACAAGCTCTTTTGTTTTTTGCCATCCTCCAATATATACTTTTGATTATTGGAGTAACTCCCTCTTTCTCTTGATTTCCGTTTTCCGTACACTAAATCTGAGAGTGTAGGATTTGATTGTTCAATGGTTACTTCATAAATCCTATCAGATTTAGATTGTGGAATATCGGTGCAGCTCTCAGTTAAATCGTCGTCAAACTGGAAAGAAGAAAGTTTAGGATAGCCCTTAGACCTGTAAAATGCATTCAACTGTGCATTAGCCATCACAAGCTCCAGTTTATTAGTCCTCCCACTGGAAAACTTAGCTAAAGTCTTTACATAACCAAGAAGTCTGCCAGGCTGAAAATAGCTTAAGATAGCAGACCTGTCAAAAGTGTAGCCATTGCTACCCTCACGAATGCCAGAATTCTCAACCTTTTGGTAACTAATGCCGGCATTAGCTGCTTGAGGGAAACAAAAACAAGTCATGCCCAAGCCTATGCGCCTAGAAAGCTCATCTAATGCACCTCGTACAGCACCCACAAACACATCTGAGCTACTCTGCTTTTCCATTTGTGAAAAAAATGTCTCAAAATGCTTTAGCTGAGAGACATCACACCAAGCAAATGTTTTGTCCCCGAAATAGGCCACAAGAAAATTGtcctttttttggtattttaatgCTAAATCTGATGCATCTGATGCATCACAGATTTGACCAGGCCACCAAGGATGACTCTTGACTTTACCCCAAACCAGATCAGATGTGGAGAAACCATCCTCATCTTTATAAGGCACGTGGTGCAAAGCACGCTGGTCCTTATCCTTGATGGAAATTCCAGGTCTTGCAGCCGCATGTTTAACAGTTTGCTTATCTGTTCCCTTCGAGTTCTCCTGTCCATCAACCACCATCTCCTGGTCATCATTTGCATCTACATCAGGACTAGCATTCACTGAACTCTCCCGGGGCACAAGAGGAAACTCCAAGACAGACGAGCTGCCTTGATCATTATCCAGCATCGACAACTCACCCACCACAGTTTTCCCATCCAACTCCTGTGACTCCTTGTCCTGATTGACCTCCCAAGTAAGGACATCCACCCTTTCACTAGTTATAACAGAAGACTTGAGAATCATTGCTTCATTCTGATCAGTGGTTCCAGGTCCAAGAACACCTTCCGTTGCATGAAGATGACTATCAGCTACAGTATGGTTCACCACCTCATTCGGAAAACTTTTATTCTGCTTCGCAATAGATAGACTATGCCCAGGGAGATTGATTCCACTGCTCATCTCTATGACATCAACCTGGGCTCTTCCCCCATCAGGTGTTCCCTCCAAGCTTTCAGTGTCCACCTTGACAAAAGCAACTGGTGGATCAGCTTCAGCAGCCATCATTGCACATCCTGCATCCAATGCATCAGATTCCAGGTCAATCTCTGTAGCATCAATAtgtccatcaacaaaatcatgctTGGTCACATGACTCACATTCTCCGGACATGATACACCACATCTAGTAGGTTCACTTTTGTCACTGATCTCCACAGCCCCACCTTTTACATTCCCCTGATCTGCCACATGCTCCAAATTATCAGCTTCCACCCCTGTTTGATTCATGGAAGATTTGCTCCCTGATAGACATCCTACATTTACAAAAACGGCTTCCGACTTCTCATCATCGCAAGATCTCTTTTGTCTTTCACCGCTTACATAATCCACAGTACCCTTTTCAGGCTGTAGCCATCCAACCGTGATAAACTTCTTATCTGTACAAGATGAATGTCCTTTTCTGGCCGCAGTTTGGTTGCTGCTCTCTGAAACTTCGACCTGAATAGCTCCTGGATCTGATGCATCCACCAATCTTTTGACTTTATCCACATCAAAATCAGCAGATGCTAATGTTGCTAGATTTTCTTCAGCACATTCTGCATGCTTTGCACCAACTGAAAGGTCATGAGAACAACGTGAGTCATCTTCACTCAAAATATGTCCGCCCACTGAGTCACAGCAGATTGCAGCATTTGATGTAGTCTGTTCCTTCTCTTCGTGAGATATAACTTCCCCCACAAGCACAACGCCATTTTCATTCTTTAATCCATTATCCTTTTCTCCATCAACATTTGCATTGATGTCAATGAAAAGATCTTTGACGCCTTCAACCTCGTTGAGATCAAGGGCATCCATTGTTTTTGCAGACTCAATAACAATTTGTGTCTCCATAACTTCTGATCGTTTCCTGACGTGACCTCCAGATTCATCTTCGGCTACCAAACGACTTTCGTCTGCTTCATCTTCAGTAGCAGGAATCACGCTCTTAACCAAATTTCGAGTCATCAGATCATTCTCTGAGTTTGGTTTCTCCACGAAAGAAGACTCAAATTTTTTGGTAGATTCAACTTCATTGCTGGTGTTTACAGACTCCGCCGGCCCAAACTTGTCTGGCACGGTCTCAACCTCTGCAGTTGAGTTCCCTGTCTCTTCTACCACATTGCTTTCAGGATTCCGATCACCTTTGAATCCGTGACCCAGGCAACTGTTACTCCCCTCATCTTTTGCATCGTTTTGCATCTCTTCCCCAACTTCGGCAGCACCACCACACCCCATGATCTGTAACCCAGCTTCATTCGCTCCACGAGGAATCTCAAGCCCCCGGCCACCGGTGTCCGCAACACTTGTGTCCTCCGCGGCATTCATCATCGCATCTTGATCACCAGATGGAGCATTTCCCGCCTCCCGTGGAATCGAATCCCCGTCGCCTGTACCAGCCAAACAACCTCCATCACCATCTTCCCCGGCATCTCCAGCCACGTTCAGGTCAAGGCCTCCGATGTCCTCCATCGCCGAGTTGGAGGTCATCGGATAAGAGAATCCTTGGAAGATCCTTCCCTCTGCCGTTTCACAAGTCACCTAACCGATTGATATCGAAACGGAAATCCCAACAACTTCTTGAACACATCGCGAAACCCTAGAATTACATACGGAAAACGAAGAGACGAAGATCAAGGAGGATC comes from the Musa acuminata AAA Group cultivar baxijiao chromosome BXJ2-8, Cavendish_Baxijiao_AAA, whole genome shotgun sequence genome and includes:
- the LOC103994003 gene encoding PWWP domain-containing protein 1 isoform X2 — its product is MTSNSAMEDIGGLDLNVAGDAGEDGDGGCLAGTGDGDSIPREAGNAPSGDQDAMMNAAEDTSVADTGGRGLEIPRGANEAGLQIMGCGGAAEVGEEMQNDAKDEGSNSCLGHGFKGDRNPESNVVEETGNSTAEVETVPDKFGPAESVNTSNEVESTKKFESSFVEKPNSENDLMTRNLVKSVIPATEDEADESRLVAEDESGGHVRKRSEVMETQIVIESAKTMDALDLNEVEGVKDLFIDINANVDGEKDNGLKNENGVVLVGEVISHEEKEQTTSNAAICCDSVGGHILSEDDSRCSHDLSVGAKHAECAEENLATLASADFDVDKVKRLVDASDPGAIQVEVSESSNQTAARKGHSSCTDKKFITVGWLQPEKGTVDYVSGERQKRSCDDEKSEAVFVNVGCLSGSKSSMNQTGVEADNLEHVADQGNVKGGAVEISDKSEPTRCGVSCPENVSHVTKHDFVDGHIDATEIDLESDALDAGCAMMAAEADPPVAFVKVDTESLEGTPDGGRAQVDVIEMSSGINLPGHSLSIAKQNKSFPNEVVNHTVADSHLHATEGVLGPGTTDQNEAMILKSSVITSERVDVLTWEVNQDKESQELDGKTVVGELSMLDNDQGSSSVLEFPLVPRESSVNASPDVDANDDQEMVVDGQENSKGTDKQTVKHAAARPGISIKDKDQRALHHVPYKDEDGFSTSDLVWGKVKSHPWWPGQICDASDASDLALKYQKKDNFLVAYFGDKTFAWCDVSQLKHFETFFSQMEKQSSSDVFVGAVRGALDELSRRIGLGMTCFCFPQAANAGISYQKVENSGIREGSNGYTFDRSAILSYFQPGRLLGYVKTLAKFSSGRTNKLELVMANAQLNAFYRSKGYPKLSSFQFDDDLTESCTDIPQSKSDRIYEVTIEQSNPTLSDLVYGKRKSRERGSYSNNQKYILEDGKKQKSLSELMKAEYCQFANGAKIESGMRDVESVPISSSKKHKVTDSDSSDSGSGKKKRLDSLGDLEIKQPSPAISSSFKIGECIRRVASQLTGSSPILKSHNETSMKNVSKNDNIFDMFVSDGFSHNIKQSPKLRIDISEDYSSPDEMLSQLRIVGRNPIKGYSFLSTIISFFTEFRDYCVSSSACQKKHPEKSGVRRCRKRKVDIQSAFSEMTELDHMQDSYWSDLVSYDSPARSKEAHTRSQRKRRGTSGKTSTPTLVSILQGTEHLQVGTVSPNVRQTPPTDRSVISIEEKIVEECTPTALILNFSGSKSLPSETDLIRVFSRYGPLKEAATEVQRRNNRVKVVFKRRADAEIAFSSAGKYSIFGPSLLSYRLRYLPSTPDTSPATKLPDKRDSLLVESGNLDIPDNLHSSISSAPNTNLQDKSDATLTESSNTSIPGDLHSSKSNSSQDTNLRIKK
- the LOC103994003 gene encoding PWWP domain-containing protein 1 isoform X1, with amino-acid sequence MQVTCETAEGRIFQGFSYPMTSNSAMEDIGGLDLNVAGDAGEDGDGGCLAGTGDGDSIPREAGNAPSGDQDAMMNAAEDTSVADTGGRGLEIPRGANEAGLQIMGCGGAAEVGEEMQNDAKDEGSNSCLGHGFKGDRNPESNVVEETGNSTAEVETVPDKFGPAESVNTSNEVESTKKFESSFVEKPNSENDLMTRNLVKSVIPATEDEADESRLVAEDESGGHVRKRSEVMETQIVIESAKTMDALDLNEVEGVKDLFIDINANVDGEKDNGLKNENGVVLVGEVISHEEKEQTTSNAAICCDSVGGHILSEDDSRCSHDLSVGAKHAECAEENLATLASADFDVDKVKRLVDASDPGAIQVEVSESSNQTAARKGHSSCTDKKFITVGWLQPEKGTVDYVSGERQKRSCDDEKSEAVFVNVGCLSGSKSSMNQTGVEADNLEHVADQGNVKGGAVEISDKSEPTRCGVSCPENVSHVTKHDFVDGHIDATEIDLESDALDAGCAMMAAEADPPVAFVKVDTESLEGTPDGGRAQVDVIEMSSGINLPGHSLSIAKQNKSFPNEVVNHTVADSHLHATEGVLGPGTTDQNEAMILKSSVITSERVDVLTWEVNQDKESQELDGKTVVGELSMLDNDQGSSSVLEFPLVPRESSVNASPDVDANDDQEMVVDGQENSKGTDKQTVKHAAARPGISIKDKDQRALHHVPYKDEDGFSTSDLVWGKVKSHPWWPGQICDASDASDLALKYQKKDNFLVAYFGDKTFAWCDVSQLKHFETFFSQMEKQSSSDVFVGAVRGALDELSRRIGLGMTCFCFPQAANAGISYQKVENSGIREGSNGYTFDRSAILSYFQPGRLLGYVKTLAKFSSGRTNKLELVMANAQLNAFYRSKGYPKLSSFQFDDDLTESCTDIPQSKSDRIYEVTIEQSNPTLSDLVYGKRKSRERGSYSNNQKYILEDGKKQKSLSELMKAEYCQFANGAKIESGMRDVESVPISSSKKHKVTDSDSSDSGSGKKKRLDSLGDLEIKQPSPAISSSFKIGECIRRVASQLTGSSPILKSHNETSMKNVSKNDNIFDMFVSDGFSHNIKQSPKLRIDISEDYSSPDEMLSQLRIVGRNPIKGYSFLSTIISFFTEFRDYCVSSSACQKKHPEKSGVRRCRKRKVDIQSAFSEMTELDHMQDSYWSDLVSYDSPARSKEAHTRSQRKRRGTSGKTSTPTLVSILQGTEHLQVGTVSPNVRQTPPTDRSVISIEEKIVEECTPTALILNFSGSKSLPSETDLIRVFSRYGPLKEAATEVQRRNNRVKVVFKRRADAEIAFSSAGKYSIFGPSLLSYRLRYLPSTPDTSPATKLPDKRDSLLVESGNLDIPDNLHSSISSAPNTNLQDKSDATLTESSNTSIPGDLHSSKSNSSQDTNLRIKK